In the Pontibacillus sp. HMF3514 genome, CTTTTAAGTGAAATCCTCTTGTTGAGGTATTATGTGCGTCCGATGCAATAAAATGCGTAAGGTTCGCTTCTATAAGCTGTTGCGTAAACTTTTGAACCTTTTTTCCGAATGTGCCGCATACACTAGCAGCAGTCACTTGAGTTAACGCACCGTTTTTCACAAACTTATATAGTTGATCTGGATTTTGCATAAGCTCTCGGTTTCGTTCGGGATGAACAATGATGGCTTGGTATCCCGCGACTTGAATGTCAAATAGCAATTGACTTGTATAGCGAGGGACGTGGTCGTGTGGGAGCTCCACGAATAAGTATCCGCTTGTTTCGTTCAGCGGAAGTAGCTGCCCTTGTTCTAGATGTTCAATCATATCTCCGTTAATTCGTGTTTCTTGACCTGGTAGGATGGTTACTGGGATTTCTGATGCTTGTAGTAAATCGTTTAAGTACTGTACCGCGTTCCGTATTTTATTATTTGTATTCGTATATGTACCGTTTAGATGGTGGGGGGTGGCTATGATCGTATCGATCCCTTCATGTGCTGCAGCTCTTGCCATATTAAGACTATCTTCAGCAATCTGTGCACCATCATCTAAACCAGGTAAAATATGACTATGTATATCAATCATTTTTTCACATCCTGATACTAGTCTTTTTTCCTAAGCAAAATATCCTCTTTATTTTGAATTTTACATCCAATTTGTTGTTTATATTCTATATTCTACCAACAAAAATAGTGTAATTGAAGGGGAGTTTTCGTCGAATCTCGTCGAAAACCAGTAGATTAGCCCAATATAGAACAATAGTCCTATGTAGCTGTTATAACAAAAGGAATGCAAGTTTCGATGCATTCCTTTATTCTTTTAATTTGTACTTCCATAATAATAATAGTAATTACTCTTTTTAATGTCTTTTCCGTTTAAAACCACACCTAATAGTTTTGCTTGCGCTTTTTCAAGTAGTTCCTTGGCTTTTTCAGCCGCTTCATTCTCCGTTTGTTTGCTTCGCACAACTAAAAGGACACCATCACATGCATTGGCTAAAATTTGAGAATCTGTAACTGCTAATACTGGGGGGGTATCAAAGATAACTAGATCATAATGCTGTTGGGCTTCTCGAATTAACGTATTCATTGCCTGTGACCCTAGTATCTCAGCAGGATTCGGTGGAATCGGTCCACTTGGCATTACATCTAGATGTTCAATGTGACTTTCTGATATGGAGTCGGATAACCCTCCACGGCCAACTAGATAAGTACTTAAACCTTTTGTGTTATCCGCCCGGAACGTATAGTGCACCGTTGGCTTTCGTAAATCCGCATCAATAAGGAGCACCTTCTTTCCTTGTTGAGCAAATACGGTTGCCACATTTGAAGCTGTCATCGATTTTCCTTCTGATGGCCCTGGTGAAGTAATTAGCATCGTTCGTAATTCTTTATCTACAGATGCAAATTGCAGATTTGTTCTGATAGTTCGATATTGTTCAGATATTGGGGACTTTGGATTGCTATTTGTAATGAGTGTACGTGCTTTATTTAATAATTTTTTCTTTCTACGCGCCAAGGGATTCACCTCCTGATGAACGAGTTCCTGTTTTGGATCTAGTTGTTCGGTGTTCTCCAAGGTCTTGTTCGCTTATGTTAGAGATTACACCAAGTACAGGCACACCTAGGATTTGTTCAACATCTGATTCGTTCTTAATCGTATTATCCATATACTCTAATAAAAAGGCTAGTCCAACCCCCACCATAGCCCCAACTACAAATGCGATCGCAATATTTAATAAAGGTTGCGGCTTTACAGGCTGCGGGTTGGTACCTACAACGGCCTGAGAAAGGATATGAACATTATTTACATTCATCAGGGTAGGGATTTTGCTTTGAAAGATTTCAACGGTTGCATTTGCGATTGCTGCTGCTTGAACGGGATCTGGATCAGTGGCTGTTACAGTTACAACTTGTGAGTTTTGTTCGCTTGATACTTGTAGTTTATCTTTCAGTTGATCATTCGACATGTTTAAATCCAATTCAGCTATAACATCATCTAGTATAGCCGGGCTCTTAATAATGACATTATATGTATTGATCAACTCGACATTGGTACGAATATCATTTACGTTGTAGTTCATATTTTGTTCTTGTTCATTTTGGTTCACTAGAAACTGTGAAGTAGATTGATAGATTGGTGTTAAATAGAAGTAACTAATTAATCCACTCGTTACTGTTGCTATAATAATAAGCGATATAATTAAAAGCATTCGTTTCTTTAATACTTCAAAGATCTCCTTAAGCGAGATGGTTTCTTCCATATGTGTAGGCCCCCAAATTCTGTATCTTTTCGATTCCAATAGTCATATTATAGCACAATTTACCAAGGACTTAAGTAGGTGAATTATGAACAGTTGTTAAAATTTCTATTATTTTTCTATGGTAATTTTCCTTGTTTTTTACTATATCGGTAATAATATAATCATTTTCAATACATATAAAAAGAAATGTCTGTGCGCTAAGATAGATCTTATATTTTGACCTTACTTAACATTTATAATTATGTTTATTTATTCCATTGCATTACTTGAAGAGATGGAGTACTTGAGCCAATCTATTCAATCTTAGAGTATGGAAGAGATCAATCTCGTGGTTGGAAAAGTAGCTAATTCACAAGGTGTTCGCACAGATGGATTTTATAACACGATCATCTTAAGCCCCAAAGAGGAATTTAAAGTTGAAAGTGTTAAAACTGTAAGTCCTAGAGAACTTGATAATAAAGTGAATAACGAGGTTTACTATTTAAATCAAGAAGACTTCATTGCTTTTGCAGACGAGAATGGAAACCAAGAATTAGATGAAGGTGAAAGGATCTACATTGAAGAATCAGGTTATGCTAACCATGAAGGATCTAGTACTATCACATTAAAACTTACAGAGTTGCTACAGAGTGATGCTCGTTTTGATGGAGAGCCTGTTTATGTTACTACGAGTAATTTAATAAAACGAAAAACCTATTCCAACAAACTATAGAACCAGCGGAACTGGCGGAAGATGGTATTGCTGCTAATATTCAAAGTAATGATAGTGGCGAAAAGATGGTTACCGTTCATGAGGATCGATTTGATGAAGGAGTGGCTTATATCCAGGTGCCACTTACTGAGGATATTGATGAAACTACCGTAAATCGTCTTACTTTCGCTAATGAATCCTATCCGGTGGAACAAACTTTTGTAGAAGATGGTTCATTCTATTTACAAATTTCGACTAGTAATATTGAGGACCTTGTGGGAGAAGCTTTTATTCAAAAATCTCCATTGAGTGACAAGGCCAACAATATTGTTAAAGGACTATCCTTCCAAGTGCTCGAAACAGGAGAATCCATTTCACAATAAGAACACAAAAGCCAGCCTTATGATCAAGACTGGCTTTCTTTTACTTTTGATTAATTTTGATAGAACCTTCTAGAATTTTTTCATCTGGAAGATTGTATGGTAATTGTGGGTTGAAGTAAGCATTCTGGTCTTTTACGTATTCAAGAGCGTAATATTGCTTTTCTCCACCATTTTCTACTTCTAATAGTAGGTCATTACGAACGCCTAAGTTTAATTTCTCAGCATCTACTGAAACTGCTTTAGCAATTCCATCTAGATCAACTACTTTTGCATTTAGCTCTTTCGCTACTTTTGTCATGATGTACATCCCCCTATTATCTTCTTTTCTATTATTATGAAGGTTTTACCCGGTAATCACAATTCCTTTTTTTAATGCTTCTAGATTGTTATCGTCAATGTATAAATTAGCAAATGCATTGACTTCTTTTTCATATTTTAGTTCGTATGTTTTGTCTCCAGCTTTAAATGTGATCTTGGCATCTTTGGATACATTTTTTAGCTGTTCTTTCGGAACACTTACTGCATAGATCCCTTTAATCACTTCCACAGCAGTACCATTCACTTCGTTTAGATTGTAACTGTTTTGGTTGCTTGATGTATTGTTTGATGATTGATCCGTGGAGTTACTGGAATCATTCGTTTGACTGTCATCCTGGCTTTGATCTGATGTATTCGTTTCGGTTTGATCCTCAGAACCCGTGTTTTTATCAGAAGAGGAGCCCCCTCCACTTTTGGTTTTTTCATTAGATTCTGAAGAACTGCTTTCTTGATCATTTTCTTCGCTACTATCGTCTGAGTCTTCCGGTGATCCACTACCACCTGAATCGCTTCCACCAGAACCGGAACCACTACCACTGTCTTGATTATCATTTTCCTCAGTAGATTCCTTATCGTTTGCTTTGTCTTTTTCAGCCTCTTGACTTACATCAAGTTCCTCAATGTCTTTAGATTCATTATTTGAACATGCACCAAGTACCAACATAGCACCTAAAGCAACTAATAAAAGTTTAATAGATTTCAACGTGTTCCCTCCAATTGATGTAGAAATATACTTACTTATTATTACAATAAGCCATAAACCGCTTCGTTTCAATGAATCTTATGTAGGGTTTTGGTTCTATTGTTTAATGTTTACAGTTAGGTTTTTCCTTTTTCAAGAGGGCTTCAAACGCTTTTTTTCTATTTAATTTATATTTATTTTCTTATGAACAGACAGAATACGATTAAATAAACAAACGATTCAAATCAATAATGAATGAGTATAAGAATAGTACATCATAAACACCTATAATCATTATTTGGATTGTGATTAATATCTTAAAAAGTTTGATACTCTTTCTTTCACTTATTTTTGTTAGGTAAATCATTAGAATGGATGTTAATAAGCCAATTACTAGGGAGAGCCTTATAGCAACATGAGCATTACTCATCCTATAAAGAGGAGCCATAAACAAATCAGACACGATTAACATATATACGAAAAATGCATTTATGTAGAATAGCTTCATTGCTAGTTTCTTACTTAAAACAAAATTCTTTTTGTATAAGTTCTTTATCAATCTTATCGTGTATATCAGAAATAGAGTTATAAAGATTAAAAAGACCCCTACATAAAATATTGTTAAATACAAATCTTATCACCTCTTGCTCCTTAATAGTTTGTCAGAATATAGCATGAGAGTTTCTTATTTCAACACAAAAGTATTTGCAATAACCTGAACTAAAGAAGGACGAAGCAATCAAATTGCCTCGTCCCTTTTTCTTTAGTCACCAACAACTACATCTAGATAATTCTCAGAGATTGAAAAACCCCAATAAGCATGGTCAACAGCTAATACAAATACCTCATAGTTTCCTTGCGTAATGTCTACTTCATCAAATGTTGTTAGAGTGGATGGTAATGCTGCTAAAGTTCCATCATCACCTGATGTTGCAGGGATTTCTTTTAAACGGTTTTGCGATACTAATTGGTCTAAAGCCGCTAAATTATCTTCTGCACCAGCATTATAGAGTGAACTTATTCCATCAGAGATTTGATGTGCGGCATCTTCATATGTTGCTCCATCGGCAAATACCGTTACATAGTAATTGAGAACACGGTGTGGTGATTGAGTCTCATCTACACTGCCCGCTATATCATCAAATGCGATCTTAATGTCTGTTGCATCACTCCCACCAGTAGCTGCATCCGTATAAATAACATTTGTTACCGTTTCAGTCCATCCATCATAAAGGTATTGTCCAGTAACTGAAAAGTCATTTCCGGATAGGTCTTCAAGTTCACCAGAGGAAATTGCTAAATCACTCGTTTCATAGTCATGAGGCAATACATGACTCGGATCGAGCGTAATTGTTACTTTGTTATCTGTAATGCTTGCTGACGCATTTGTAAGGTTTAAACTACTAGCACTTACAGCACTTAAAAAGCTGGAAGCATTGTTTGTAAACCTTACGGGTTCATCAAACCACATATTAATCTGATTGACAGTGGTATTTGTTCCAAAAGTTATAGCATGATTTAATGTTGGTGCTGTTACATCGCTATTCTCGTCTTATACCATTTTCTCTGTTTATTATGGCTTTCGAGCGAGCCTTCACCGCACAGGCGGCTTTCACCGCATACGGCGATCCGTCAGTAGATTATCCCCAATAATCAGCTGATACAATAGTATTATCGGTTACCATTTATTTTACTTTTAGATTAAAATACAATATTTATTTTTAACAAAGCAAAAACCTCTCAGAATAATTCTGAGAGGTTTTAATCCAATATTAATGAAAATTACTTATCTGTGACACTTTGAGTAACAGGTGTTCCCGTATTACCAGCTGCATCAATAGCAGTTACACTGATCGTAATATTACTGTTATCAACTACAGTAAAATTGGATAATGTAACGGTATAAGAGGCACTACCGTCAGCTGTCACATATTTTGTGTATACATTTCCTGAGTTATCTGTAATAGTCACTTCATATTGATCAATATCACTCTCACTTGGTGCTTTATCAAAATTAATAGTACCAGCAAGTTGATTTTGAGTTGAATCTGTATCAGTAAATGATAGATTTTGTGCCTGATCTGTAGGAGCAGTGTTATCTAATGTAATAGCATTGGTGTTTATAGAATCGGATGTCTTTGAATCTGTAACAGTTACAGGGATGGTACCACTAACATCAGAAATAGTATTACCTGAACTAATAGTATATTCAATCGCGTAAGTATTATCCCCATTATCGGTTACGTTTTCAGCTACTTCTGTTTAGTTACTATCAAAACTAGAAAAATCAGTTAATAATGTTAAACCTGGTTGATTTGCCATAGCTAATATTGTAATTTTGTCTCCATTTTTCACATTCGTTGGAACTGCAGTTATAGAATCTACACTAAATATTGCTGAGTTGCTATTCTCGCCTAACCTATAATGATTTTCGGTCAAGCATACACCATACGTGCGGCTTTCACCGCATACGTCGTGCCATCAATAATAGAAAATCTCCACTTTAAAAAATATGTATTCTAATTTTAACAGAAACTACTATATATAAAGAAGGTGGAATAAGTCTATTACATCACTTATCCCACCAAGAATTCATTAAATATAAGCATTAATCTAAAGAAAATATTGGGGATAATTTTCTTATTACTGACTAAGTCCCTTCGCTCCAGCAAGTTTTATCCTCCTCGCCTGCGTTACCACTACGAGTTCAAACGGCATACTATCAACACTACTACGGACTTGCTGCCACTTTGTATGGATCCAACGGTGCTAATTCACCTGTTCGTACAAAGCTTCAAACGTTCCACTATGTATATCCCTTTTTTTGATAACCTTAGACTTCCACTTTTCAGTATAAGAATGTTTGATTTAACAGCCCTAATTATTTCAAACACTTTATAATATCTAAACTATAAAGGTATATACCAAACTGACAGCAAATTATACTTAGTATATACTAGCTTGTACTGGATCATAATGGATTCGGTACCTAGTCATAGTTATCTTTTAAAGAACCCCGCCTCTACATTTTGAGTACGTCTTCACCTGACTTCGCCCTCTCAGCTAATTAGAGCATCATTGGACGCAGGAGTATTAGGCTCATGATCAATTGAGCTGTTATCATGTTTAGGAATTTCACCCAAATAATAACATAGCAGTTAAAAGAAAAGCCCCAAAGTAGTAGCTGAATGTTAAATTAGCTACTTCTTTGGGGCATTTTCTTCACTTCTTTCGTTCATTAACAGAACTTATGAAGTAACGTTTCGTTTAATATAATTAGTCAATGTTTACAGCTGCGTCATTTTTGTTACCTGCAAGGTCAACTAAAGTTCCAGCGCTAATTGTGTAAGGTGTAGAAACGTCATCTCCACCTGTAATTGATCCACCATCAGCAGTAACTGTAATTTCAGTGTCTGCTCCTGCAGCAGAAGTCTTAGCTACTGAACCAGTACCATCACCATCTAGAGAGTTAGCAAAAATAGTTTCAAGTTCAGCAATTGTAGCATTTACACTAGATGCAGAAAGTTCATCATTGAATGTAATTACTACAGTTTCACTAGCTTCAACTTCTGTAGCACTTGAGCCTGCTGTGTAAGTTCCACCTACAGATGCTACATCAAGAGCTTCTTCTGCTGTAATTGTTACATCAAGTTCAGCGAATTGACCGTTATCTTCAAGAACAAATGTGATTGGAGAATCAGCACGATACTGAACATTCTCAGCTGTAACCTCATCTAGTTCAAATAAGTCACTTGCAGCATCAAAGACAAAGCCATCTGTAGAACTGTATGCTACAGAATTTGTAGTGTCTACTTTAGAAGAATCAGCTACTTCAAATAATGAGTCAGTTGATTTGTTACTATATACTCCATACTGGTCTTTAGTAACAACATGTAGAGCGCTACCAGTATCTACTGCAGTACGATCAGCGAATGTTAATGAAGAAACTTCGTTAGTACCAGCAGCTAAACCATAAGGGTTTGAAGCTGTAACAGCAGCATCTGTAAGCATTACTTCAGTTGTTTCAGGTGCAGCAGGACTCCATGTTACAGTTTTCTCAATAGTTTTAACACCATCATCAGTATTCACATAAACTGTAACAGTAACATCTGTAGCTGCAGTAGCACCACCATTATTCGGTCCAGAAGCAATTACCCACTGGTTATCTTGAGCATCAATAGCTACGTCACCAAGGCGTCCGCTACTTACTTCTACTAGATCGGAGTTTGAAGAAGTAACTTTGAAGATTGCACTAGATGGAATAGCATAGCTATTATCTTCTTCATCAGTAGCTGTAACGTTTAATACTTTCGCATATGCGTCAGCACCAGCTTGGCCGTAGTCTTGGTCACCAGCAAGTGTACCAACATCATCTACTGAATAAGTTAAGCCAGTAGCATTGTTAGCAACTACAGAGAAATCAAGTGTAGCTTGGCTTACTACTTCGTTTGAACCATTCAATAATTTACCAGTTACTGCTACTTCACCTGTTTTACCTTCAACAGCAGAAACAGTAAGTGGACTCATATTTTCTTCAGCAGTACCAGATGTCTTGTTAACATTTACTGCTTCTGTATCTCCAGATACAGTATATTCCCAAGTAAGGTTTGTGTTAGTGTTACCAGCTACTGGAGTAATTGCATCACCATATTGGTCTTGGAATGCAAAGCTAACTTGTGTGTCTGCTCCAGAAATCAGTTTAGAAGTGTATTCTTCAGGTACAACAACATCGCTTACTACACGTTCTGCTTTTACTTCTGTAGTTAAGGAATCAGTTTCACCAGTTCCAGAAGTTACTACAATAGATGCAGCACCAGAAGTTGTTAGTGAAGTAGTGTTAACAATTTTTCCATAGTTATCACTAGTATCGTCAGTGTTAATTGCAAAAGATACACCATTTAGCGCACCAGTTCCTGTTACGTTAATGTTTCCTGCTTGAGCAGCAATTTGAGCTGCTGTCAGTTCTTCATCAAACTGGTTAAGAACTGTAACAGGAACTACAACTGAACCTGCAGCATCACCTTTAGCAATTACGTTTGTTTCTAACTCACCTAGTCTTACTTCATCTGCCTCAGCAGGTTTTACAATGTTAAGTTCCTTAGTTACTGTTTCACCAGTTGCATTGATTACAGCAGTAAGCTTTACTGTTTTTGCAGTTGATAGTGATGATGTATCTACATCAATCATAGCTTCGCCATCAACATCTACAATACTGAAGTTAACACTAGAATCTGAAGATAGTAATGTTACACCAGAGATTTGAGATGAAGATGATAGGCTATTACCATACTGATCTTGTGCATTTAATTCGATTTTAGCTGCGTCTGCATCACCAGTGTAAACACGGTTAGTATCTTCTGGAAGAACTACATCGCCAAGTTCAAGTGCAGTTACTGAAGCTGCATCTCCAACAGTAGCTGTAACAGTTTCACTTTCACCTGTTTTACTATCAACTGCTGTTAATACAACTGTTTGATCAGCACTGAAGTCTGAGCTAGCGTCAAGAGTTAATACACCATTACTGTCTGTTAGGCTATCAGTAGCAACTGAAGCAGACCAAGAAATGTTATTAACTAGTGAATCAGCGTCAGTAGTAATATCAGTACCATATTGGTCAAATACTTTAAAGTTCATAGTTGCTTTATCAGAAGCAGTTTTCACAAGTGTTTCACCAAGGAATTCAATATCAGATACTTTTTGTGATTCAACAGTTACTGTACCAACTAGATCTTCTTCAAGGTCTTCGCCAGTTACTGTAACTGTGTAATCTCCTGCAACTAAGTTTGTTTCAGATGAAAGAGTTAGAGCATCTTTATCATCATTCCACTCTGAGTCAAGGATTACTGAGAAGTTTCCACGCTTAACTTTCACATCAACATTTTCAGTATCAATTGCTTGGTTGAAATCAACTTCTAATGTTTTAGCGTCAATCGCACTTACAGACTCAACCATTGGAGCTGCATCTTCACCCATGTTTTCCCATGCAGTGTATTCTGCAACTTCTTCATCAGAAACTAGGTTTTCTTCATTATCATCTAGTTCGTTTAGAAGTTCTGGAGTTGCTGTATCTGGGTTATCAAGTTTTGCGAAAGCAAGTTCTTTAATAGTTACGAATTTGCCTTCTTCTACACTTACAGCTACTACAGAGTTCGCTTGAACAAACTCACCTAGTTCGCCTGTGCCGAATGTCATTGCTTTTGCATAGTCCATGAATGGAACTGTAACTACAGAACCGTCCTCAGTTTGAATAGCTACACTGTGAATAGTAGTCGCCTCTGCTGCTTGTGCAGTTGGCGCAGCTACTGCTGGTACCGCAACTGCTGCCGCTAATGCTGCTGTACTCATCACTTTAAATGGTGATTTCATAATATAATATCCTCCCTAAATTTCTAAATTATATTTTTATTTAACTAGATTACTAGTCAATAGATATGACCTCTGGAGTCTCTGCTTCTTCGAAGATTGGCTCCATGTTAGAATCATAACCGTTAATGCTTTGATAAGTTGAGACAGTACTTTCCTCCACAATTACGTCTGAACTGTCTGCTAACTCATCTAAAACATCTTGTACAGTTTCAGATGAACTTTTGAAGGTTACCCCCATAGCATAGTCTCGGAAGTTCAAGTAGTCACCTGTACTAATACCGATAGCTTTTATATCTGGAGTAAATTCACTATAAAAATCGTAAAAGTCTCCATCTTTGGTTGCTAATGCTAATGCATAGTCTCTTAGTGAGACAGTGAATTGGGTTCCGTTATGTTCAAAGACAACTGTTTCAATAGTAACATCTGAAGCTGCCTCTACAGGCTGTACAAGACTTGGAGCTGTAAGACTACCTAAGATGACTGCAGTTCCTGTACTTAGAAGTAGGCTTTTTTTCATAAAACTCTACCTTATTGTACTGTAACAGTGCCTGAAAGTACTGCTTCTTCAGAGTCTGCTGTTACACTTTCATTGAAGTAAACGTCTCTGTCTTCAAGGTACTCAAGATCATAGGACTTATCCCCAACTGTTAGTGAAACAGTCTGTCCTTCAGAAACTTCTACACTTTCAGCTGGAACAGTTACAGCATAAACACCTTTAAGAAGGTTTACTGCTTGACCATTTAACTCGCTAACAGATCCTAGGTTACTAGGTTCAGTTTCTTCTTCTTCTACATCATACATTACTTTTGCATCACGCAGATCAGCTTCAGTGTAGCCAGAAACCTCACCATTATAGAAAGATTCTTGATCTGCAAGGTATTCTAGTTCTACTGTTTCGCCATTAACATCTAGTGTTACTACAGTTTCAGCAGTAGCACCGTCAAGATTAGCTACAGGAATAGATACAGAGTAAACACCTTCAATTAATTTTGTTACTGAGCCTGCTTCATCAACAGTTACAGCTGCATTTTGCTCATTCCAAAGCTTCCATGCATTGTGAAGCATTTTAGAGAAGTCTTTACGTTTGATGGAATCATGAACACCAAATGTAGTTTCATCGTAACCATCAGCGATTTCTAATGCATAAACTGCATCAACATATGTGTTAAGAGAAGTGTCTCCACGATCTTCAAATGGTGATTCTGCTACACCATCTTCTGGCATAAGGTCGAATGCTTCGATAACGACTTTCGCCATTTCAGCACGGTTTAATTCAGCGTCAGCGTTGAAATTACCTTCTGCGTTACCTTCGAAGATTCCAT is a window encoding:
- a CDS encoding S-layer homology domain-containing protein produces the protein MAFQPKSYRKFMVASASAALVGSAVAPAVSAATAAEDFSDVSEDTRHYEHINALYDMGVVSGYTDGSFGPDNYLKRSEAAEMIFTARGFNVDADFELTLTGVPDRIDGIVAELEEHGIFEGNAEGNFNADAELNRAEMAKVVIEAFDLMPEDGVAESPFEDRGDTSLNTYVDAVYALEIADGYDETTFGVHDSIKRKDFSKMLHNAWKLWNEQNAAVTVDEAGSVTKLIEGVYSVSIPVANLDGATAETVVTLDVNGETVELEYLADQESFYNGEVSGYTEADLRDAKVMYDVEEEETEPSNLGSVSELNGQAVNLLKGVYAVTVPAESVEVSEGQTVSLTVGDKSYDLEYLEDRDVYFNESVTADSEEAVLSGTVTVQ
- a CDS encoding CpsD/CapB family tyrosine-protein kinase; translated protein: MARRKKKLLNKARTLITNSNPKSPISEQYRTIRTNLQFASVDKELRTMLITSPGPSEGKSMTASNVATVFAQQGKKVLLIDADLRKPTVHYTFRADNTKGLSTYLVGRGGLSDSISESHIEHLDVMPSGPIPPNPAEILGSQAMNTLIREAQQHYDLVIFDTPPVLAVTDSQILANACDGVLLVVRSKQTENEAAEKAKELLEKAQAKLLGVVLNGKDIKKSNYYYYYGSTN
- a CDS encoding tyrosine-protein phosphatase, which translates into the protein MIDIHSHILPGLDDGAQIAEDSLNMARAAAHEGIDTIIATPHHLNGTYTNTNNKIRNAVQYLNDLLQASEIPVTILPGQETRINGDMIEHLEQGQLLPLNETSGYLFVELPHDHVPRYTSQLLFDIQVAGYQAIIVHPERNRELMQNPDQLYKFVKNGALTQVTAASVCGTFGKKVQKFTQQLIEANLTHFIASDAHNTSTRGFHLKDAYDFIEKEYGTDLMYFFMENAQYLTDGQTVAKEMPSRVKRRKILGLF
- a CDS encoding YveK family protein, with protein sequence MEETISLKEIFEVLKKRMLLIISLIIIATVTSGLISYFYLTPIYQSTSQFLVNQNEQEQNMNYNVNDIRTNVELINTYNVIIKSPAILDDVIAELDLNMSNDQLKDKLQVSSEQNSQVVTVTATDPDPVQAAAIANATVEIFQSKIPTLMNVNNVHILSQAVVGTNPQPVKPQPLLNIAIAFVVGAMVGVGLAFLLEYMDNTIKNESDVEQILGVPVLGVISNISEQDLGEHRTTRSKTGTRSSGGESLGA